In the Kitasatospora terrestris genome, one interval contains:
- a CDS encoding caspase family protein, translating into MPGRRRALLVAVDTYLDDRLPALATPLRDAEALAEVLADPSLGAFEVEVLANPRSWEVAEHLEELLAGSGRQDDVLLHFGCHGLKDDGGGLYLAASNTRPQRLVSTGVDSAAVLRMMRAGRASSALLLLDCCFAGAFARGTLARSTDALDLGERVGEAISGGRGLAVLTASSATEWALEKDGTGRHGEPTASVFTSALVEGIRSGDADRDEDGLVSLGELYEYVAERVRAESPRQTPDRWEFGVRKSLYVARSPRRAITEGDLPADLTRLLAEADPRIREIGIGDLGALARSADLPVALAALRRLEELSGDDSRRVSTAADRELAHVRLELPATAVDLGLLRPGAVRPTAELTLGALPLAGLSRLRTEGPVRAWIDGDRLRVTAARVEPGPLDGRVTLDGPVGTATVAVTGWALPDPAGLLDRAFDLARTVHGNPLGELLTLTGLALVAEQCGERRRAARCLRPVPHLLRSLTDSTLRTAAGAGYAFALDRAGDRPGAARHARLIQDAQRGAVRNDADPEEESDPFRAVLAVGAAWVGARLGLPDGGSGQLDRVLALAGAVADGDEAGHAFVLTVAATLYAAAGLPHRAADLVRLAESRELDDEDQRIVRVAGAWAGTRGAPEGRLAELITTLAPAFDDLEAGEKGMGLAALGWLAGRTGEPEQGRPYLERALEAARAEGTGVGDRIMLGLLAGWAAAHLGLHDLATTAAGEVVDGDTLKGEDGPGRSLAHVLAALIAVMSGRVDLHRQWLARATADAEGLGDADRLALDSTALWVGGLAGEPDTAEFLRQAAGLLGRAPGGGRAQDDVELVARLAIVLASAWFGPSGGPPGTPSGGPSAELVAEMFEDVEEEIEELADEALQDVSLPGVALATAFAWAAVQAGDRERGLRLVGALRTAAERWAEAEPLASAALFGALAWICALGDGRPHRLLVDAVRILLPTECRGDRTDTLFRLLGELAVLLVPGGSGASGGPGTSGGSGTSGG; encoded by the coding sequence GTGCCGGGCCGCCGCCGGGCACTGCTCGTCGCCGTCGACACGTACCTGGACGACCGCCTCCCCGCCCTCGCCACCCCGCTGCGGGACGCCGAGGCGCTGGCCGAGGTCCTGGCCGACCCCTCGCTCGGCGCCTTCGAGGTGGAGGTGCTGGCCAACCCGCGCAGCTGGGAAGTGGCCGAGCACCTGGAGGAACTGCTCGCCGGCAGCGGCCGGCAGGACGACGTCCTGCTGCACTTCGGCTGCCACGGCCTCAAGGACGACGGCGGCGGGCTCTACCTCGCGGCGAGCAACACCCGCCCGCAGCGCCTGGTGTCGACCGGCGTCGACAGCGCGGCCGTCCTGCGCATGATGCGGGCCGGGCGGGCGTCCAGCGCCCTGCTGCTGCTCGACTGCTGCTTCGCCGGCGCGTTCGCCCGCGGCACGCTCGCCCGCTCCACCGACGCCCTCGACCTCGGCGAGCGGGTCGGCGAGGCGATCTCCGGCGGCCGCGGCCTCGCCGTGCTCACCGCCTCCAGCGCCACCGAGTGGGCCCTGGAGAAGGACGGCACCGGCCGGCACGGCGAGCCCACCGCCTCGGTCTTCACCAGCGCCCTGGTCGAGGGCATCCGCTCCGGCGACGCGGACCGGGACGAGGACGGCCTGGTCTCGCTCGGCGAGCTGTACGAGTACGTCGCCGAGCGGGTCCGCGCCGAATCCCCCCGGCAGACCCCGGACCGCTGGGAGTTCGGCGTCCGCAAGAGCCTGTACGTGGCCCGCAGCCCCCGGCGCGCGATCACCGAGGGCGACCTGCCCGCCGACCTGACCCGGCTGCTCGCCGAAGCCGACCCGCGGATCCGCGAGATCGGCATCGGCGACCTCGGCGCGCTCGCCCGCAGTGCCGACCTGCCCGTCGCACTGGCCGCGCTGCGCCGCCTGGAGGAGCTGTCCGGCGACGACAGCCGCCGGGTCTCCACCGCCGCCGACCGCGAACTGGCGCACGTCCGACTGGAGTTGCCCGCCACCGCGGTGGATCTCGGTCTGCTCCGACCGGGCGCCGTCCGGCCGACCGCCGAACTCACCCTCGGCGCGCTGCCGCTGGCCGGGCTCTCACGGCTGCGGACCGAGGGCCCCGTCCGCGCCTGGATCGACGGCGACCGGCTGCGGGTCACCGCCGCCCGGGTCGAACCAGGCCCGCTCGACGGCCGGGTGACGCTCGACGGACCGGTCGGCACGGCCACGGTCGCGGTGACCGGCTGGGCGCTGCCGGACCCCGCCGGCCTGCTGGACCGGGCGTTCGACCTGGCCCGCACCGTCCACGGCAACCCGCTCGGCGAACTGCTCACCCTGACCGGGCTCGCTCTGGTGGCCGAACAGTGCGGCGAGCGTCGGCGGGCCGCCCGCTGCCTCCGGCCGGTCCCGCACCTGCTGCGCTCGCTCACCGACAGCACCCTCCGGACCGCGGCCGGCGCGGGGTACGCGTTCGCGCTCGACCGCGCCGGGGACCGGCCGGGCGCGGCGAGGCACGCCCGGCTGATCCAGGACGCGCAGCGCGGGGCCGTGCGGAACGACGCGGACCCGGAGGAGGAGTCGGACCCGTTCAGGGCCGTCCTCGCGGTCGGAGCCGCCTGGGTGGGAGCCCGGCTGGGCCTGCCGGACGGGGGAAGCGGCCAGCTGGACCGGGTCCTGGCGCTCGCCGGGGCCGTCGCGGACGGCGACGAGGCGGGCCACGCGTTCGTCCTGACCGTGGCGGCGACGCTGTACGCGGCCGCCGGGCTGCCGCACCGGGCGGCCGATCTGGTCCGGCTGGCCGAGAGCCGCGAACTCGACGACGAGGACCAACGGATCGTGCGGGTCGCCGGCGCGTGGGCGGGCACCCGGGGCGCCCCGGAGGGACGCCTGGCCGAACTGATCACCACGCTGGCACCGGCCTTCGACGACCTGGAGGCCGGCGAGAAGGGCATGGGCCTGGCCGCGCTCGGTTGGCTCGCCGGCCGGACCGGCGAGCCGGAGCAGGGACGGCCGTACCTGGAACGCGCCCTGGAGGCGGCCCGCGCCGAGGGCACCGGGGTCGGCGACCGGATCATGCTCGGCCTGCTCGCCGGCTGGGCGGCGGCCCACCTGGGCCTGCACGACCTCGCGACCACCGCCGCCGGCGAGGTCGTGGACGGCGACACGCTGAAGGGCGAGGACGGGCCGGGCCGGAGCCTCGCGCACGTCCTGGCGGCACTGATCGCGGTCATGTCCGGGCGCGTCGACCTGCACCGGCAGTGGCTGGCCCGGGCGACGGCGGACGCCGAAGGACTGGGCGACGCCGACCGGCTCGCCCTCGACTCCACCGCGCTCTGGGTCGGCGGCCTGGCGGGCGAACCGGACACCGCGGAGTTCCTGCGGCAGGCGGCAGGGCTGCTGGGCCGGGCCCCGGGCGGCGGCAGGGCGCAGGACGACGTGGAGCTGGTGGCGCGGCTGGCGATCGTGCTGGCCTCCGCCTGGTTCGGTCCGTCGGGCGGTCCGCCGGGCACTCCCTCGGGAGGTCCCTCGGCCGAGCTCGTCGCGGAGATGTTCGAGGACGTGGAGGAGGAGATCGAGGAGCTGGCCGACGAGGCCCTGCAGGACGTGTCACTTCCGGGTGTCGCCCTGGCGACCGCGTTCGCCTGGGCGGCCGTGCAGGCGGGCGACCGGGAACGGGGGTTGCGCCTGGTCGGCGCGTTGCGGACGGCGGCCGAGCGGTGGGCCGAGGCCGAGCCGCTGGCCTCGGCGGCCCTGTTCGGCGCGCTGGCCTGGATCTGCGCCCTCGGCGACGGACGGCCGCACCGATTGCTGGTCGACGCGGTCCGGATCCTGCTGCCGACCGAGTGCCGCGGCGACCGGACCGACACGCTCTTCCGGCTGCTCGGCGAGCTCGCCGTCCTGCTGGTGCCCGGCGGCTCGGGTGCGTCCGGCGGCCCCGGTACGTCCGGGGGCTCCGGTACGTCCGGCGGCTGA
- a CDS encoding SCO2400 family protein has protein sequence MSYCAPCRRYLNGALSCPGCGARATAGPGPDTPHGPGPDGQHGPVPDAPHAPHEPYAPHRTHSPDAPYAPHPPEASTAPLPSVRPSGSPAPAPGGGTRRRRPSGHAGRRIAILTAAGLVLGGAGVLAAANTDTGTDPAQPAPTSQPDRLPQPSVSTALPLPSSSAKPSASTAKPSRSASSTAKPSGSATPTSAAPTTATPTTAAPPTQATTPPSPKPSPSPTCTPVLFWCR, from the coding sequence ATGAGCTACTGCGCGCCGTGCCGGCGCTACCTCAACGGCGCACTCTCCTGCCCCGGCTGCGGCGCCCGGGCCACCGCCGGCCCCGGGCCGGACACACCGCACGGGCCCGGGCCGGACGGGCAGCACGGGCCCGTGCCGGACGCGCCGCACGCACCCCACGAGCCGTACGCGCCGCACCGGACCCACTCGCCGGACGCGCCCTACGCGCCGCACCCGCCGGAGGCGTCGACCGCCCCGCTGCCGTCCGTCCGGCCGTCCGGCTCCCCCGCGCCGGCCCCCGGTGGCGGCACCCGACGCCGCCGCCCGTCCGGCCACGCGGGCCGGCGGATCGCCATCCTCACGGCCGCCGGGCTGGTCCTCGGCGGCGCCGGTGTCCTCGCCGCCGCGAACACCGACACGGGTACGGATCCGGCCCAGCCCGCGCCCACGTCGCAGCCCGACCGGCTCCCGCAGCCCTCCGTCTCGACCGCCCTGCCGCTCCCGAGCAGCAGCGCCAAGCCGAGCGCCAGCACGGCCAAGCCCTCGCGCAGCGCGAGCAGCACCGCCAAGCCCAGCGGCAGCGCCACCCCGACCTCGGCCGCGCCTACGACCGCCACTCCCACCACCGCCGCGCCTCCGACCCAGGCGACCACGCCGCCGAGCCCGAAGCCCTCGCCCTCCCCCACCTGCACCCCGGTCCTGTTCTGGTGCCGCTGA
- a CDS encoding S1 family peptidase: protein MRNRRTSRRAAVLVTAAATLLTGTALALPAQAAPTTPFSAERANAVAADLDARLGADRTAGSYLDDAGRLVVTVTDRAAADAVRATGAVPRTVTRSGTQLQAATAELDRSAAIPGTAWAVDPATDQVVVTADATVTGAALERLQHTARGLGQAVRVERTADTLSTRLAGGDAIWGGGYRCSLGFNVRSGSTYYFLTAGHCGNVVSTWYANSGQTTKLGTTSNSRFPSDDFALVKYTNGTVPPSAVDLYNGTTRRITAASTPSVGATVYRSGSTTKVHSGKVTALNATVNYAEGTVRGLIKTTVCAEPGDSGGALYSGNTAHGLTSGGSGNCSSGGTTYFQPVTEALSAYGVSVY from the coding sequence ATGAGGAACCGCCGCACCAGCCGTCGCGCCGCCGTCCTCGTCACCGCCGCCGCGACCCTGCTCACCGGTACCGCTCTCGCCCTGCCCGCCCAAGCCGCCCCCACCACCCCCTTCTCCGCCGAGCGCGCGAACGCCGTCGCCGCCGACCTGGACGCCCGCCTCGGCGCCGACCGGACGGCCGGCTCCTACCTCGACGACGCGGGCCGGCTCGTCGTCACCGTCACCGACCGGGCGGCCGCCGACGCCGTCCGCGCCACCGGCGCCGTCCCGCGCACCGTCACCCGCAGCGGCACCCAGCTGCAGGCCGCCACCGCGGAACTCGACCGCTCCGCCGCGATCCCCGGGACGGCGTGGGCCGTCGACCCCGCCACCGACCAGGTGGTGGTCACCGCCGACGCCACCGTCACCGGCGCCGCCCTGGAGCGCCTCCAGCACACCGCCCGCGGCCTCGGCCAGGCCGTCCGCGTCGAGCGCACCGCCGACACCCTGTCCACCCGGCTGGCCGGCGGCGACGCGATCTGGGGCGGCGGCTACCGCTGCTCGCTCGGGTTCAACGTGCGCTCCGGCTCCACGTACTACTTCCTGACCGCCGGCCACTGCGGCAACGTGGTCTCCACCTGGTACGCCAACAGCGGGCAGACCACCAAGCTCGGCACCACCAGCAACTCGCGCTTCCCGAGCGACGACTTCGCGCTGGTGAAGTACACCAACGGCACCGTCCCCCCGTCCGCCGTCGACCTCTACAACGGCACCACCCGGCGGATCACCGCCGCCTCCACCCCGTCGGTCGGCGCCACCGTCTACCGCAGCGGCTCCACCACCAAGGTGCACAGCGGCAAGGTCACCGCCCTCAACGCCACCGTCAACTACGCCGAGGGCACCGTCCGCGGCCTGATCAAGACCACCGTCTGCGCCGAGCCCGGCGACAGCGGCGGCGCACTCTACTCTGGCAACACCGCCCACGGCCTCACCTCCGGCGGCAGCGGCAACTGCAGCAGCGGCGGCACCACGTACTTCCAGCCGGTCACCGAGGCGCTCAGCGCCTACGGCGTCAGCGTGTACTGA
- a CDS encoding YegP family protein, translating to MAGKFELYVDESGNHRFRLKASNGAIVVTGDPEESREQCLKSIESIRKLAPYAQLQEA from the coding sequence ATGGCAGGTAAGTTCGAGCTGTACGTGGACGAGTCCGGCAACCACCGCTTCCGCCTCAAGGCGAGCAACGGGGCGATCGTGGTGACGGGCGACCCGGAGGAGAGCCGGGAGCAGTGCCTGAAGAGCATCGAGTCGATCCGCAAGCTCGCGCCGTACGCGCAGCTGCAGGAGGCCTGA
- a CDS encoding tetratricopeptide repeat protein: MDRAEPTTQEVVALLLRRADPARLRLTVRTGTGDLPEELHRALERCAERAREADGSSAEPPVRTDEELARAYVRGDCASDDPAELRAYRQAPPELRAHLHDRRAEELEAAELHPGVRVGALTYHREHGSDPSGAGRTALLAAQRHCVEVGFSAAVIDLGLRGRAVTDPDVHPHDFWEFTHQAAAACIPLGRHEQSMDLYLDVIQRFTDPKVHMMTSYSIAMLHTRFLRPRDHDLALRWQNNAVAIASILPDPADRLTYSVFHDNGLALVEMHRGNLGRALELVESCIARLDAKLTDAQWRLHRSQLLYNRARLLTATDRLDEAYADYSTLVELDPYYTDYLSERARIHRTRGDFDAALADYDRAVELAPPFPELYYNRGTARVEAGDTKGALADFGYVLEMEPDDLDTRLARAELLLDLEEFEAADADVTAGLALRPLDPRLLCMRGTVALQCGELDRAREALDAALALDPDYPAALLNRAVVHHAQGRHPDAVTDLTTLLDLIGDDPDVLLNRGIAHQADGRPDLALADYRRALALPGADREELEALSAECAAAG; the protein is encoded by the coding sequence GTGGACCGCGCCGAACCGACCACCCAGGAAGTGGTCGCCCTCCTGCTGCGCCGGGCCGACCCCGCCCGACTGCGGCTGACCGTCCGCACCGGCACCGGCGACCTGCCCGAGGAACTCCACCGCGCCCTCGAACGCTGCGCCGAACGGGCCCGGGAAGCGGACGGGTCGAGCGCAGAACCGCCGGTGCGCACGGACGAGGAGCTGGCGCGCGCGTACGTCCGCGGCGACTGCGCGTCCGACGACCCCGCCGAGCTGCGCGCCTACCGCCAGGCACCGCCCGAGCTGCGGGCCCACCTGCACGACCGGCGCGCCGAGGAGCTGGAGGCCGCCGAACTCCACCCGGGCGTGCGGGTCGGCGCGCTGACGTACCACCGCGAGCACGGCAGCGACCCCTCCGGGGCGGGCCGCACCGCGCTGCTCGCGGCCCAGCGGCACTGCGTGGAGGTCGGGTTCTCGGCGGCGGTGATCGACCTCGGCCTGCGCGGCCGCGCCGTCACCGACCCGGACGTCCACCCGCACGACTTCTGGGAGTTCACCCACCAGGCGGCCGCGGCCTGCATCCCGCTCGGCCGCCACGAGCAGTCGATGGACCTCTACCTCGACGTCATCCAGCGGTTCACGGACCCCAAGGTCCACATGATGACCAGCTACTCCATCGCCATGCTGCACACCCGCTTCCTGCGGCCCCGCGACCACGACCTCGCCCTGCGCTGGCAGAACAACGCCGTCGCGATCGCGAGCATCCTCCCCGACCCCGCCGACCGGCTCACCTACAGCGTCTTCCACGACAACGGCCTCGCCCTGGTCGAGATGCACCGCGGCAACCTCGGCCGGGCCCTGGAGCTGGTCGAGTCCTGCATCGCCCGGCTCGACGCGAAGCTCACCGACGCGCAGTGGCGGCTGCACCGCTCCCAACTGCTCTACAACCGGGCCCGGTTGCTCACCGCCACCGACCGGCTGGACGAGGCGTACGCCGACTACTCCACGCTGGTCGAACTCGACCCCTACTACACCGACTACCTCTCCGAGCGGGCCCGGATCCACCGCACCCGCGGCGACTTCGACGCCGCCCTCGCCGACTACGACCGCGCGGTCGAGCTCGCGCCGCCCTTCCCCGAGCTGTACTACAACCGCGGCACCGCCCGCGTCGAGGCCGGCGACACCAAGGGTGCGCTCGCCGACTTCGGCTACGTCCTGGAGATGGAACCCGACGACCTCGACACCCGGCTCGCCCGCGCCGAACTCCTCCTTGACCTGGAGGAGTTCGAGGCCGCGGACGCCGACGTCACCGCCGGGCTGGCCCTGCGCCCGCTGGACCCCCGACTGCTCTGCATGCGCGGCACCGTCGCCCTGCAGTGCGGCGAACTCGACCGGGCCCGCGAAGCGCTCGACGCCGCCCTCGCCCTCGACCCCGACTACCCCGCCGCGCTCCTCAACCGCGCCGTCGTCCACCACGCGCAGGGCCGCCACCCGGACGCCGTCACCGACCTCACCACCCTCCTCGACCTGATCGGCGACGACCCCGACGTCCTGCTCAACCGCGGCATCGCCCACCAGGCCGACGGCCGCCCCGACCTCGCCCTCGCCGACTACCGGCGCGCCCTCGCCCTGCCCGGCGCCGACCGGGAGGAACTGGAGGCCCTCAGCGCCGAATGCGCCGCCGCCGGCTGA
- a CDS encoding NAD(P)H-dependent oxidoreductase, translated as MTGPVRIAALCGSASTPSSTERLLRRAAAHAEALGARVDLFTGERLRLPLHGTPGAASDGAALDLVGSVAAADGLLLGSPCCHGSVSGLLRNALDHLEELRDRPAPYLDGRAVGCLVTGQGTQGPGNALCQGSGTRSGTAWRSTPSPAEKRVPRGGELV; from the coding sequence ATGACAGGCCCGGTCAGAATCGCCGCGCTGTGCGGCAGCGCGTCCACCCCCTCGTCCACCGAGCGCCTGCTGCGCCGAGCGGCGGCCCACGCCGAGGCGCTGGGCGCACGGGTGGACCTCTTCACCGGTGAACGCCTCCGCCTCCCGCTCCACGGGACCCCCGGTGCGGCATCCGACGGCGCGGCCCTCGACCTGGTCGGGTCCGTCGCCGCCGCAGACGGCCTGCTGCTGGGATCGCCCTGCTGCCACGGATCCGTCTCCGGCCTGCTGAGGAACGCCCTCGACCACCTGGAGGAGCTCCGCGACCGCCCCGCCCCCTACCTCGACGGCCGGGCGGTCGGCTGCCTCGTGACCGGCCAGGGCACCCAGGGCCCGGGGAACGCCCTTTGCCAGGGATCGGGGACGCGGAGCGGTACCGCGTGGCGCTCGACTCCGAGCCCGGCGGAAAAGCGGGTGCCGCGGGGCGGGGAGCTGGTCTAG
- a CDS encoding MFS transporter, whose protein sequence is MRLALPSVLRDEPLFARLFFGQSLSVLGDRVTFVVLPFAVLSVGGSAADVGWVTAAGLVPLLLLVPVGGVWADRLPRHRVMLVADAARFAVQAAAAALLLAGRCGVGELVALMAVSGAATAFFTPASSGLLPLLVPTERLREANALRGVVMSGSVVVGPAVAGGLIAAVGPGGALAFDAVSFAVSAVFLARLGVARPADRPAEREPFLRELREGWDEVRSRPWVWAGMAGMSMYHVVVLPAVFVLGPVLADREWGGANSWALVTAAFGVGALAGDLWLYRLRPDRPMVVAAAALAVASCQAVVIGCGGPVVLIAVLEAVTGVAVSVFFVLWETALQTHIPERSLSRVSSFDHLLSAGLMPLGLALAGPLTEVVGVRTGLVAMSAVAVPCALALLGLRSVRTLPAEPEKPAETEAVAEEAAATG, encoded by the coding sequence GTGAGACTCGCCCTGCCGTCGGTTCTGCGTGACGAGCCGTTGTTCGCCCGGTTGTTCTTCGGGCAGTCGCTGTCGGTGCTGGGTGACCGGGTGACGTTCGTGGTGCTGCCGTTCGCGGTGCTGTCGGTGGGCGGTTCGGCGGCGGACGTGGGGTGGGTGACGGCGGCGGGGCTGGTGCCGCTGCTCCTGCTGGTGCCGGTCGGCGGGGTGTGGGCGGACCGGCTGCCGAGGCACCGGGTGATGCTGGTGGCGGACGCGGCGCGGTTCGCGGTGCAGGCGGCTGCGGCGGCGCTGTTGCTGGCGGGCCGCTGCGGGGTGGGCGAGCTGGTCGCGCTGATGGCGGTGTCGGGGGCGGCGACGGCGTTCTTCACGCCGGCGTCGAGCGGGCTGCTGCCGCTGCTGGTGCCGACGGAGCGGCTGCGTGAGGCGAACGCGCTGCGCGGGGTGGTGATGTCGGGCAGCGTGGTGGTGGGTCCGGCGGTCGCGGGAGGGCTGATCGCGGCGGTCGGTCCGGGCGGTGCGCTGGCGTTCGACGCGGTGAGTTTCGCGGTGAGCGCGGTCTTCCTGGCCCGGTTGGGGGTGGCGCGTCCGGCGGACCGTCCGGCGGAGCGGGAGCCGTTCCTGCGGGAGCTGCGCGAGGGCTGGGACGAGGTGCGCAGCCGCCCGTGGGTGTGGGCGGGCATGGCGGGGATGTCGATGTACCACGTGGTGGTGCTGCCGGCGGTGTTCGTGCTCGGTCCGGTGCTCGCGGACCGCGAGTGGGGCGGCGCGAACAGCTGGGCGCTGGTGACGGCCGCGTTCGGGGTCGGCGCGCTGGCCGGGGACCTGTGGCTGTACCGGCTGCGCCCGGACCGTCCGATGGTGGTGGCGGCCGCGGCGCTGGCGGTGGCGTCCTGTCAGGCGGTGGTGATCGGCTGCGGCGGTCCGGTGGTGCTGATCGCGGTGCTGGAGGCGGTGACGGGTGTCGCGGTGTCGGTGTTCTTCGTGCTGTGGGAGACCGCCCTGCAGACGCACATCCCGGAGCGGTCGCTGTCGCGGGTGAGTTCCTTCGACCACCTGCTGTCGGCGGGGCTGATGCCGCTGGGTCTCGCGCTGGCGGGCCCGTTGACGGAGGTGGTGGGCGTGCGGACGGGGTTGGTGGCGATGTCGGCGGTCGCGGTGCCGTGTGCGCTGGCGCTGCTGGGGCTGCGCTCGGTGCGGACGCTGCCGGCGGAGCCGGAGAAGCCTGCGGAGACCGAAGCGGTGGCGGAGGAGGCGGCCGCGACCGGCTGA
- the ligD gene encoding non-homologous end-joining DNA ligase has product MEIRPMLATASTRRAFDERWVLERKLDGVRALAERDGDRVRLWSRTGKALEAGYPELVAALAAQPVPRFTVDGEIVALDGDVTSFALLQQRMGLQDPVLAAASGVAVTYFLFDVVSLMGHDTTALPLTDRKALLAESIAFAGPLRYTEHRRAPAGPAPLAAACAAGWEGLIAKRADSRYLPRRSADWLKLKCEAGQELVIGGFTDPAGSRAGFGALLLGYHEGGRLRYAGKVGTGFDTRTLHALRAVLDGLVRADSPFGEDVPVRRPHWVEPRLVAQVAFTEWTQDGRLRAPRFLGLRHDRPAGEVVRE; this is encoded by the coding sequence GTGGAGATCCGTCCGATGCTGGCCACGGCGAGTACGCGCCGCGCTTTCGACGAGCGCTGGGTACTGGAACGGAAACTCGACGGCGTCCGGGCCCTCGCCGAGCGGGACGGCGACCGGGTGCGGCTGTGGTCCCGGACCGGCAAGGCGTTGGAGGCCGGCTACCCGGAGCTGGTCGCGGCGCTCGCCGCCCAGCCCGTCCCGCGCTTCACCGTGGACGGCGAGATCGTCGCCCTCGACGGGGACGTCACCAGCTTCGCGCTGCTCCAGCAGCGGATGGGCCTGCAGGACCCGGTCCTCGCGGCGGCCAGCGGCGTCGCCGTCACGTACTTCCTCTTCGACGTGGTCTCCCTGATGGGGCACGACACCACCGCGCTGCCGCTGACCGACCGCAAGGCGCTGCTCGCCGAGTCGATCGCCTTCGCCGGCCCGCTGCGCTACACCGAGCACCGGCGGGCGCCGGCCGGGCCGGCGCCGCTCGCCGCGGCGTGCGCCGCGGGCTGGGAGGGGCTGATCGCCAAACGCGCGGACAGCCGGTACCTGCCGCGCCGCTCGGCGGACTGGCTGAAGCTCAAGTGCGAGGCCGGGCAGGAGCTGGTGATCGGCGGGTTCACCGACCCGGCGGGCTCCCGGGCCGGCTTTGGCGCGCTGCTGCTCGGCTACCACGAGGGCGGACGGCTGCGGTACGCCGGCAAGGTCGGCACCGGCTTCGACACCCGGACGCTCCACGCGCTGCGCGCCGTCCTGGACGGGCTCGTCCGCGCCGACAGCCCGTTCGGCGAGGACGTGCCGGTGCGCCGACCGCACTGGGTCGAGCCCCGGCTCGTCGCCCAGGTCGCGTTCACCGAGTGGACGCAGGACGGGCGGCTGCGCGCCCCGCGCTTCCTCGGACTCCGCCACGACCGTCCGGCCGGCGAGGTCGTCCGCGAATGA
- a CDS encoding DMT family transporter gives MPNRTSPPTPARADLRTGPAPVLGAAVLWGTTGTTASLAPAGAPAAAIGCAGLALGGVLLYLTSLAGRPRPTWTRRERWLLAAGVPAVAGYPVAFYPAVARTGVAVATVIALGSAPVFAGLLARVTGRHRPTARWAAGTAAAVLGCALLVLGGAAGRIDLAGVLLAAAAGLAYAGYSLIGGRLIGAGRPSDAVMGVLFGGAGLAVLPLVLALDPRWLATGAGAAVAGYLALFTVFLAYRLFGYGLRRTPAATATALTLAEPAVAAVLGVVVLGERLPAASWCGLAVSAAGLVLLTAGERAG, from the coding sequence GTGCCGAACCGCACCTCCCCGCCCACCCCTGCCCGCGCCGACCTGCGGACCGGCCCCGCGCCGGTCCTCGGCGCCGCCGTCCTGTGGGGCACCACCGGGACCACCGCGTCCCTCGCCCCCGCCGGGGCGCCCGCCGCCGCGATCGGCTGCGCGGGCCTCGCCCTCGGCGGCGTGCTCCTCTACCTGACCTCCCTGGCCGGCCGCCCCCGCCCGACCTGGACCCGCCGCGAACGGTGGCTGCTCGCCGCCGGCGTCCCGGCGGTGGCCGGGTACCCGGTGGCGTTCTACCCGGCCGTCGCCCGCACCGGCGTCGCGGTGGCCACCGTGATCGCCCTCGGCAGCGCCCCGGTCTTCGCCGGCCTGCTCGCCCGGGTCACCGGCCGGCACCGGCCGACCGCCCGCTGGGCCGCCGGGACGGCCGCCGCCGTGCTCGGGTGCGCGCTGCTGGTGCTGGGCGGCGCCGCGGGGCGGATCGACCTGGCGGGGGTGCTGCTCGCGGCGGCAGCCGGGCTCGCGTACGCCGGGTACTCGCTGATCGGCGGGCGGCTGATCGGCGCCGGGCGGCCGTCGGACGCGGTGATGGGCGTGCTGTTCGGCGGCGCCGGGCTGGCCGTGCTCCCCCTGGTGCTCGCCCTCGACCCGCGCTGGCTGGCGACCGGCGCCGGGGCCGCCGTGGCCGGCTACCTCGCGCTGTTCACGGTCTTCCTCGCGTACCGCCTGTTCGGGTACGGGCTGCGCCGCACGCCCGCCGCGACCGCCACCGCGCTGACCCTCGCCGAACCTGCGGTGGCGGCGGTGCTGGGCGTGGTGGTGCTCGGTGAGCGGCTGCCCGCCGCGTCCTGGTGCGGCCTGGCGGTGTCGGCGGCCGGCCTGGTGCTGCTCACCGCGGGCGAACGCGCCGGCTGA
- a CDS encoding NAD(P)-dependent oxidoreductase, protein MRIAVLGAACRTGRLVTDLALAAGHRVTAVVRDPAKLPAFAHGAPEAVRADVQQPGALRAALTGQDAVVSTLGTASRAATTVFSDAARELTGLPWLRHVLVMSSAGLESDHLPFAQRVVTRLVVDRVYREVHHDLQRMEGVLAASDLPWTVLRVPVLKDGPAAPEPLTAYDRPLPRAGTATRATVATWLVAHLCDPATVRHRIALADG, encoded by the coding sequence ATGCGCATCGCCGTCCTGGGAGCCGCCTGCCGCACCGGCCGGCTCGTCACCGACCTCGCCCTCGCCGCCGGCCACCGGGTCACCGCCGTCGTCCGCGACCCCGCCAAGCTGCCCGCGTTCGCCCACGGCGCCCCCGAGGCGGTCCGGGCGGACGTCCAGCAGCCCGGCGCGCTGCGCGCCGCACTCACCGGGCAGGACGCCGTCGTCTCCACGCTCGGCACCGCGAGCCGCGCGGCCACCACCGTCTTCTCCGACGCCGCCCGCGAACTCACCGGCCTGCCGTGGCTGCGGCACGTCCTCGTGATGTCCTCGGCCGGACTGGAGAGCGACCACCTGCCGTTCGCCCAACGGGTGGTGACCCGGCTGGTGGTCGACCGCGTCTACCGCGAGGTGCACCACGACCTGCAGCGGATGGAGGGCGTTCTGGCCGCCTCCGACCTGCCGTGGACGGTCCTGCGCGTTCCGGTGCTCAAGGACGGCCCCGCCGCCCCCGAGCCCCTCACCGCCTATGACCGTCCGCTCCCCCGTGCCGGCACCGCCACCCGCGCCACCGTCGCCACCTGGCTGGTCGCCCACCTCTGCGACCCGGCGACCGTCCGCCACCGGATCGCCCTCGCCGACGGATGA